In Desulfallas thermosapovorans DSM 6562, the DNA window GTGTCCGAAACTGGAGTTTATTAATGTAGTGCTGGAGTTTTTAACCCATGAGGTAACCGCATTTATAGCTTCGCTGGGTTACTGGGGTATTGCCCTGGGCATGGCCATTGAAAGCGCTAATATACCTTTACCCAGTGAAGTTATTTTGCCCTTTGGCGGATACCTGGTTTCCACCGGACGGCTGGATTTTTTCTGGGCCGCTATGGCGGGAACGCTTGGTGGACTGGGGGGATCTATTCTTTCTTATTACATCGGTTACCGGGGCGGAAGGCCCTTTTTGCTGAAATACGGGCGCTATATAGGCTTTTCTCAGAAACATTTCAACCAGGCCGAAGCATGGTTTCACCGTTATGGTGAGGCCACAGTTTTTTTTACCAGATTAATGCCTGTAGTTCGTACTTTTATTTCTCTGCCGGCGGGCATTTCAGGCATGAATTTTTTTAAGTTTGTATTTTATTCCTTTATTGGTTCGCTGCCCTGGTGTTTTTTCCTTACCTATCTGGGCGTGAAGATGGGCGAAAACTGGATGGCTTTAAAGCCCTGGTTCCACCGTTTTGATTTTGTAATTGTAGCTGTAATTATAGGTGGTTTGCTATGGTGGTTTGTACGCAAAGGACGTAAGCAAAAGGTTCATTAACTTGACACAACTAAAAATGCGAAGGGGAACAGGGTTGTTCACCTTCGCATTTTTTATTGCGGTTCGTTTCATAATAACCTTTAGTCTACAACACCGGGTCCCAATTTAAGCAGTTCACTGACGGTTACCAGGCTGTAGCCTTTATCGCGCAGCCCGTCAATCACGGCGGGCAGTGCGGCCGGTGTGCGATCACAGGTGTCGCTGGCGTGCATTAATATAATGTCACCGGGACGTACATTTTCCACAACTCGGTTGACGATTTGTTCCACTGATTTATCCTTTTGCCAATCCAGGGAATCATTGCTCCATTTGATGGACTTATAACCTAAATCATCTATGGTTTTCCGTACCATATCGTTCCAGTCGCCGTTGGGGGTGCGTATCAGGTTGGGTTCGGCACCGGTCACTTCTTTGATGGCCTTATGGGCTGTCATTACGTCATTTTTAATCCATTCCGGGTCGTGTTCGCTGTAGTTGACATGTTCGTTGCCGTGACTGGCGATTTCATGCCCTTCGGCAGCAATCCTTTTTGGAAATTCAGAATGCTTTTGTACCCAAGGGCCGCTTAAAAAGAAGGTTGATTTAACGTCCTTCTCTTTTAAAACGTCCAGTACCGGTCCCGGCACACGGGTGCCCCAACTGATATCGAAGGTTAACGCCACAACCGGTTTGTCAGTCTGTACTTTATAAATTTCAAAGGGTTTGGGTTCTACATCCGTGGCTATGGTGTTTTGCTGTAACATCGCCATAAACAGGCCGGCGGTAAAAACCAATAGTGCGCCCAGTAAAAGGTTGCGCTTCATCCTTTTCAGGTTCAGCAGGTAAATACGCATCGTCCTCACCTCTTTTTTACATTTCACGTTATTAATATGGTATTTCCAGGGAAAGGACGTTATGTTATATTTTTAGCTGTTCTTTAAAGCAAATTATACCAAAGGCGGTGTTTTGGTTGTTCATTGTGCAAGCGATTAAGGAACTTTATGGTTTTGTGTCCAACTATACAAGGAGGTTTATGTTTTGCTTGCCGGCAGTATTAATACTATCCTTAACCTGTGCTCTTGTGCCGGCCGGAGCGAATACCCCTAATATTAACGCCCGAGCCGCTATATTGATGGACGCCAATACAGGCCAGGTCTATTATGCGAAGGAGGCCGGAAAAAGCAGGGAACCTGCCAGTTTGACCAAGCTGA includes these proteins:
- a CDS encoding DedA family protein encodes the protein MLEFLTHEVTAFIASLGYWGIALGMAIESANIPLPSEVILPFGGYLVSTGRLDFFWAAMAGTLGGLGGSILSYYIGYRGGRPFLLKYGRYIGFSQKHFNQAEAWFHRYGEATVFFTRLMPVVRTFISLPAGISGMNFFKFVFYSFIGSLPWCFFLTYLGVKMGENWMALKPWFHRFDFVIVAVIIGGLLWWFVRKGRKQKVH
- the pdaB gene encoding polysaccharide deacetylase family sporulation protein PdaB, producing the protein MRIYLLNLKRMKRNLLLGALLVFTAGLFMAMLQQNTIATDVEPKPFEIYKVQTDKPVVALTFDISWGTRVPGPVLDVLKEKDVKSTFFLSGPWVQKHSEFPKRIAAEGHEIASHGNEHVNYSEHDPEWIKNDVMTAHKAIKEVTGAEPNLIRTPNGDWNDMVRKTIDDLGYKSIKWSNDSLDWQKDKSVEQIVNRVVENVRPGDIILMHASDTCDRTPAALPAVIDGLRDKGYSLVTVSELLKLGPGVVD